One Brassica napus cultivar Da-Ae chromosome C2, Da-Ae, whole genome shotgun sequence DNA window includes the following coding sequences:
- the LOC106416986 gene encoding oxygen-evolving enhancer protein 1-1, chloroplastic, with the protein MAASLQSASTFLQSAKIITAPSRGSAHLRSTQTVGKSFGLETSSARLTCSFQSDFKDFAGKCSDAVKIAGFALATSALVVSGASAEGAPKRLTYDEIQSKTYMEVKGTGTANQCPTIDGGSETFSFKPGKYAGKKFCFEPTSFTVKAESVSKNAPPDFQNTKLMTRLTYTLDEIEGPFEVSSDGSVNFKEEDGIDYAAVTVQLPGGERVPFLFTVKQLDASGKPDNFTGKFLVPSYRGSSFLDPKGRGGSTGYDNAVALPAGGRGDEEELSKENVKNTAASVGEITLKVTKSKPETGEVIGVFESLQPSDTDLGAKVPKDVKIQGVWYGQLE; encoded by the exons ATGGCTGCCTCTCTCCAATCCGCCTCTACGTTCCTTCAGTCCGCTAAAATCATCACCGCTCCTTCACGTGGCAGTGCTCACCTCCGGTCGACTCAGACAGTCGGGAAATCTTTCGGACTAGAAACATCCTCTGCTCGCCTCACATGTTCCTTCCAATCTGACTTCAAGGACTTCGCCGGTAAATGTTCCGACGCTGTCAAAATCGCTGGATTCGCTCTCGCAACCTCTGCTCTCGTCGTCTCG GGAGCAAGTGCAGAGGGAGCTCCGAAGAGACTAACTTACGACGAGATTCAGAGcaagacttacatggaagttaAGGGAACTGGAACTGCCAACCAGTGCCCAACTATTGACGGTGGCTCTGAGACTTTCTCCTTCAAACCCGGAAAGTACGCTGGCAAGAAGTTCTGCTTCGAGCCTACTTCCTTCACCGTCAAGGCTGAGAGTGTTAGCAAGAATGCGCCTCCTGATTTCCAGAACACCAAGCTCATGACCCGTCTCACCTACACTCTTGACGAGATCGAAGGCCCCTTCGag GTTTCTTCTGACGGAAGCGTTAACTTCAAGGAAGAAGACGGCATCGACTACGCTGCAGTCACTGTCCAGCTTCCAGGAGGCGAGCGTGTGCCATTCCTCTTCACCGTCAAGCAGCTTGACGCCTCCGGCAAACCAGACAACTTCACTGGCAAATTCTTAGTCCCTTCATACCGTGGCTCCTCCTTCTTGGACCCTAAGGGCCGTGGTGGTTCCACAGGATATGACAACGCCGTTGCATTGCCAGCTGGAGGCAGAGGCGACGAAGAGGAGCTTTCTAAGGAGAACGTGAAGAACACGGCAGCTTCGGTGGGAGAGATCACTTTGAAAGTGACCAAGAGCAAACCTGAGACAGGAGAAGTGATCGGAGTGTTCGAGAGTCTTCAGCCGTCGGATACTGACTTGGGTGCCAAGGTACCAAAGGATGTGAAGATCCAAGGGGTGTGGTATGGTCAACTTGAGTGA
- the LOC106416911 gene encoding gamma carbonic anhydrase 3, mitochondrial, whose protein sequence is MASMGRALYSVGFWIRETGQALDRLGCRLQGKNHFREQLSRHRTLMNVFDKAPIVDKEALVAPSASIIGNVHLGPGSSIWYGCVLRGDANTITVGAGTNIQDNSLVHVAKSNLNGKVLPTLIGDNVTIGNSAVLHGCTLEDESYIGASATVLDGAHVEKHAIVESGSLVRQNTRIPSGEVWGGNPARFLRKVTEEERAFFSTSAMDYSNLAQVHAAQNTKNLDETDFKKLLYKKNARDAEYDSLLNDDLTLSENHLPKAP, encoded by the exons ATGGCAAGCATGGGGAGAGCACTGTACAGCGTAGGATTCTGGATCCGGGAAACAGGTCAAGCACTTGATCGGCTCGGTTGTCGCCTCCAAGGCAAAAATCACTTCCGAGAACAGC TTTCTAGGCACCGCACCCTTATGAATGTTTTTGACAAAGCCCCTATTGTTGATAAGGAGGCTTTGGTCGCTCCTAGCGCTTCTATCATTGGCAATGTCCATCTCGGACCAGGCTCTTCCATTTGGTATGGATGTGTCTTAAGAG GGGATGCTAACACCATCACCGTCGGAGCTGGGACCAATATCCAAGATAACTCCCTTGTCCACGTTGCCAAGTCCAACTTAAACGGCAAGGTCTTGCCTACTCTCATTGGCGACAATGTCACCATTGGTAATAGTGCTGTCTTACATGGCTGCACTCTCGAAGACGAGTCTTACATTGGTGCTAGTGCAACCGTCTTGGATGGAGCTCATGTTGAAAAGCATGCCATCGTTGAGTCTGGATCTCTTGTCAGGCAGAACACTAGGATTCCCTCCGGCGAg GTTTGGGGAGGGAATCCAGCTAGATTTCTGAGGAAGGTGACCGAAGAAGAAAGGGCCTTCTTCTCCACTTCCGCTATGGATTACTCCAACTTAGCTCAAGTTCATGCCGCACAAAACACAAAGAACTTGGACGAGACTGATTTCAAGAAGCTCCTTTACAAGAAGAACGCACGGGATGCAGAATATGACTCACTACTCAATGATGATCTCACTCTCTCTGAGAATCATCTACCAAAAGCACCTTGA
- the LOC106416827 gene encoding lipid phosphate phosphatase epsilon 2, chloroplastic-like isoform X2, whose amino-acid sequence MAAASSIALFHKPTCSFYLGPFSAPARYRSWSSIFHLNRRRLFSFSAPPKTMADLVKTHAWRDGGNIDGEERFQAFEQEAFMKNSPSNDLVSDAGGGINAVANRLSKWVLAALFGSVLLLRHDGAALWAVIGSVSNSALSVALKRILNQERPVATLRSDPGMPSSHAQSISFISLFTLFSVMEWLGTNELSLFLSGLIVALASYFTWLRVSQKLHTASQVVVGAIVGSVYSTLWYITWNSLVLEAFASSFSVQVAVFTAAAASALGFAVYVLLNWFKDDR is encoded by the exons ATGGCAGCAGCGTCATCTATTGCTCTCTTCCACAAACCAACCTGCAGTTTCTATTTGGGCCCTTTCTCTGCTCCCGCTCGATATCGAAGTTGGAGCTCAATATTCCATTTGAATCGGAGGAGACTCTTCTCTTTCTCTGCTCCTCCTAAAACTATGGCCGATTTAGTCAAAACCCATGCTTGGAGAGACGGCGGAAATATTGACGGGGAAGAACGGTTTCAGGCCTTCGAGCAAGAGGCTTTTATGAAGAATAGTCCCTCCAACGATTTGGTCTCCGATGCTGGCGGTGGGATCAACGCCGTCGCTAATCGTCTG AGCAAATGGGTGTTAGCTGCTCTGTTTGGATCGGTTCTGCTTCTACGACATGATGGTGCAGCCTTGTGGGCTGTCATTGGCTCCGTTTCCAATTCCGCGCTTTCCGTAGCTCTCAAACGCATCCTTAACCAAGAGAGACCTGTTGCAACTCTGCGTTCTGACCCTGGGATGCCTTCTTCTCATGCTCAGTCCATTTCtttcatctctctctttaccctctTCTCTG TTATGGAGTGGCTTGGAACCAACGAACTCTCTCTTTTCCTTAGCGGCCTCATCGTTGCGTTGGCTTCTTACTTT ACATGGTTAAGGGTCTCCCAGAAGCTTCACACGGCCAGTCAAGTGGTGGTGGGTGCAATCGTGGGCTCTGTTTACTCCACCTTGTGGTACATAACGTGGAACTCACTTGTTCTGGAAGCTTTCGCCTCATCATTCTCTGTACAAGTAGCTGTATTTACAGCTGCTGCTGCATCTGCTCTGGGTTTTGCAGTTTATGTGCTACTTAACTGGTTCAAAGATGACAGAtga
- the LOC106416827 gene encoding lipid phosphate phosphatase epsilon 2, chloroplastic-like isoform X1, whose product MAAASSIALFHKPTCSFYLGPFSAPARYRSWSSIFHLNRRRLFSFSAPPKTMADLVKTHAWRDGGNIDGEERFQAFEQEAFMKNSPSNDLVSDAGGGINAVANRLSKWVLAALFGSVLLLRHDGAALWAVIGSVSNSALSVALKRILNQERPVATLRSDPGMPSSHAQSISFISLFTLFSGKTLKFLSPFPFPSLFLYLHHFVTSQTVISPVMEWLGTNELSLFLSGLIVALASYFTWLRVSQKLHTASQVVVGAIVGSVYSTLWYITWNSLVLEAFASSFSVQVAVFTAAAASALGFAVYVLLNWFKDDR is encoded by the exons ATGGCAGCAGCGTCATCTATTGCTCTCTTCCACAAACCAACCTGCAGTTTCTATTTGGGCCCTTTCTCTGCTCCCGCTCGATATCGAAGTTGGAGCTCAATATTCCATTTGAATCGGAGGAGACTCTTCTCTTTCTCTGCTCCTCCTAAAACTATGGCCGATTTAGTCAAAACCCATGCTTGGAGAGACGGCGGAAATATTGACGGGGAAGAACGGTTTCAGGCCTTCGAGCAAGAGGCTTTTATGAAGAATAGTCCCTCCAACGATTTGGTCTCCGATGCTGGCGGTGGGATCAACGCCGTCGCTAATCGTCTG AGCAAATGGGTGTTAGCTGCTCTGTTTGGATCGGTTCTGCTTCTACGACATGATGGTGCAGCCTTGTGGGCTGTCATTGGCTCCGTTTCCAATTCCGCGCTTTCCGTAGCTCTCAAACGCATCCTTAACCAAGAGAGACCTGTTGCAACTCTGCGTTCTGACCCTGGGATGCCTTCTTCTCATGCTCAGTCCATTTCtttcatctctctctttaccctctTCTCTGGTAAAACTCTCAAATTTCTCTCACCCTTTCCTTTcccatctctctttctctactTGCATCATTTCGTCACCTCTCAAACTGTTATTTCCCCAGTTATGGAGTGGCTTGGAACCAACGAACTCTCTCTTTTCCTTAGCGGCCTCATCGTTGCGTTGGCTTCTTACTTT ACATGGTTAAGGGTCTCCCAGAAGCTTCACACGGCCAGTCAAGTGGTGGTGGGTGCAATCGTGGGCTCTGTTTACTCCACCTTGTGGTACATAACGTGGAACTCACTTGTTCTGGAAGCTTTCGCCTCATCATTCTCTGTACAAGTAGCTGTATTTACAGCTGCTGCTGCATCTGCTCTGGGTTTTGCAGTTTATGTGCTACTTAACTGGTTCAAAGATGACAGAtga
- the LOC106416511 gene encoding GDP-mannose 4,6 dehydratase 1-like, translating into MATPNGNDSHIASEPRKVALVTGITGQDGSYLTEFLLGKGYEVHGLIRRSSNYNTQRINHIYVDPHNANKALMKLHYADLSDASSLRRWLDVIKPDEVYNLAAQSHVAVSFEIPDYTADVVATGALRLLEAVRSHMADNGRTVKYYQAGSSEMFGSTPPPQSETTPFHPRSPYAASKVAAHWYTVNYREAYGLYACNGILFNHESPRRGENFVTRKITRALGRIKVGLQTKLFLGNIQASRDWGFAGDYVEAMWLMLQQEKPDDYVVATEESHTVEEFLDVSFGYLGLNWKDHVEIDKRYFRPTEVDNLKGDASKAKELLKWKPKVGFEQLVKMMVDEDLETAKREKVLVDAGYIDAQQQP; encoded by the coding sequence ATGGCCACTCCTAATGGCAACGATTCTCACATTGCGTCGGAGCCAAGGAAGGTTGCATTGGTCACCGGGATCACTGGGCAGGACGGATCATACCTGACGGAGTTCCTGCTCGGAAAAGGGTACGAAGTGCACGGCCTGATCCGACGATCCTCAAACTACAACACGCAGCGAATCAACCATATCTACGTGGATCCACACAATGCCAACAAAGCTCTCATGAAGCTCCACTACGCTGATCTCTCTGATGCCTCCTCCCTCCGCCGTTGGCTCGACGTCATCAAGCCTGACGAGGTCTACAACCTTGCTGCTCAGTCCCACGTCGCTGTCTCCTTCGAGATCCCTGACTACACTGCTGATGTGGTCGCGACTGGAGCTCTCCGCCTCCTGGAGGCTGTCAGGTCTCACATGGCTGACAATGGCCGCACCGTCAAGTACTACCAGGCCGGATCCTCGGAGATGTTCGGGTCAACTCCTCCTCCCCAATCTGAGACGACGCCGTTTCACCCGAGATCTCCCTATGCTGCCTCCAAAGTCGCAGCTCACTGGTACACCGTCAATTACAGAGAAGCATACGGCCTGTACGCCTGCAACGGGATCCTGTTCAACCACGAGTCACCCCGCAGAGGCGAGAACTTCGTGACTCGGAAGATAACACGGGCCTTGGGGAGGATCAAGGTCGGACTGCAGACGAAGCTCTTCCTGGGGAACATACAGGCCTCAAGAGACTGGGGGTTCGCAGGGGACTACGTGGAGGCAATGTGGCTGATGCTGCAGCAGGAGAAACCAGATGACTATGTGGTGGCTACTGAGGAGTCGCACACCGTCGAGGAGTTTCTGGACGTGTCCTTCGGGTACCTCGGCCTCAACTGGAAAGACCACGTGGAGATAGACAAGAGGTACTTCAGGCCAACGGAGGTTGACAATCTGAAAGGAGATGCGAGCAAGGCAAAGGAGTTGTTGAAGTGGAAGCCCAAGGTTGGGTTCGAGCAGCTGGTGAAGATGATGGTGGATGAAGATCTGGAGACGGCTAAGAGGGAGAAAGTGCTCGTCGATGCTGGTTACATTGACGCTCAGCAGCAACCTTAA
- the LOC106416593 gene encoding folate transporter 1, chloroplastic isoform X2, translating into MVAPSGQWENATAGAVAGFATVAAMHPLDVVRTRFQVNDGRGLSALPTYKNTAHAVFTIARLEGLRGLYAGFFPAVIGSTLSWSLYFFFYGRAKERYARGRDDEKLTPPLHLASAAEAGALVCLCTNPIWLVKTRLQLQTPLHQTPPYSGLLDAFRTIMKEEGPRALFKGIVPGLVLVSHGAIQFTAYEELRKIIVDLKEKRRKSESTPDNLLNSADYAALGGSSKVAAVLLTYPFQVIRARLQQRPSTNGIPRYIDSLHVIRETARFEGLRGFYRGLTANLLKNVPASSITFIVYENVLKLLKQPLPTR; encoded by the exons ATGGTGGCGCCATCAGGGCAGTGGGAAAATGCCACAGCGGGGGCAGTCGCAGGATTCGCAACAGTAGCTGCTATGCACCCTCTTGATGTTGTCCGTACTAGATTCCAAG TGAACGACGGTAGAGGGTTAAGTGCTCTCCCGACGTACAAGAACACAGCTCACGCTGTCTTCACCATTGCCCGTCTCGAG GGTCTGAGAGGACTTTATGCAGGTTTCTTCCCTGCTGTCATCGGTTCCACTCTTTCATGGAGCTTATACTTCTTCTT TTATGGAAGAGCGAAAGAGAGATACGCTAGAGGCAGGGACGATGAGAAACTCACCCCTCCCCTTCACCTTGCTTCTGCCGCTGAAGCTGGAGCCTTG GTCTGTTTATGCACGAATCCTATTTGGCTTGTCAAGACAAGGTTACAGCTTCAGACACCTCTTCATCAAACCCCACCCTACTCCGGCCTGTTAG ATGCCTTTAGAACCATAATGAAAGAGGAAGGACCCAGGGCGCTCTTCAAGGGTATTGTCCCTGGTCTTGTACTG GTTTCTCATGGTGCTATTCAATTCACAGCGTATGAGGAACTCCGTAAAATCATTGTCGatttgaaagagaagagaagaaaatcCGAATCCACGCCTGATAATTTATTG aaCTCGGCGGATTATGCTGCACTGGGAGGCTCCTCCAAAGTCGCAGCAGTTCTTCTCACATATCCTTTTCAGGTTATTAGAGCACGATTACAG CAAAGACCTAGTACTAACGGAATCCCAAGATATATAGACAGCTTACATGTCATCAGAGAAACCGCGAG ATTCGAGGGTCTCAGAGGTTTCTACAGGGGACTAACAGCTAATCTATTGAAAAATGTGCCTGCTTCTTCCATCACGTTCATCGTCTACGAAAACGTTCTGAAATTGCTGAAACAACCTCTTCCAACGAGATAG
- the LOC106416593 gene encoding folate transporter 1, chloroplastic isoform X1 translates to MVAPSGQWENATAGAVAGFATVAAMHPLDVVRTRFQVNDGRGLSALPTYKNTAHAVFTIARLEGLRGLYAGFFPAVIGSTLSWSLYFFFYGRAKERYARGRDDEKLTPPLHLASAAEAGALVCLCTNPIWLVKTRLQLQTPLHQTPPYSGLLDAFRTIMKEEGPRALFKGIVPGLVLQVSHGAIQFTAYEELRKIIVDLKEKRRKSESTPDNLLNSADYAALGGSSKVAAVLLTYPFQVIRARLQQRPSTNGIPRYIDSLHVIRETARFEGLRGFYRGLTANLLKNVPASSITFIVYENVLKLLKQPLPTR, encoded by the exons ATGGTGGCGCCATCAGGGCAGTGGGAAAATGCCACAGCGGGGGCAGTCGCAGGATTCGCAACAGTAGCTGCTATGCACCCTCTTGATGTTGTCCGTACTAGATTCCAAG TGAACGACGGTAGAGGGTTAAGTGCTCTCCCGACGTACAAGAACACAGCTCACGCTGTCTTCACCATTGCCCGTCTCGAG GGTCTGAGAGGACTTTATGCAGGTTTCTTCCCTGCTGTCATCGGTTCCACTCTTTCATGGAGCTTATACTTCTTCTT TTATGGAAGAGCGAAAGAGAGATACGCTAGAGGCAGGGACGATGAGAAACTCACCCCTCCCCTTCACCTTGCTTCTGCCGCTGAAGCTGGAGCCTTG GTCTGTTTATGCACGAATCCTATTTGGCTTGTCAAGACAAGGTTACAGCTTCAGACACCTCTTCATCAAACCCCACCCTACTCCGGCCTGTTAG ATGCCTTTAGAACCATAATGAAAGAGGAAGGACCCAGGGCGCTCTTCAAGGGTATTGTCCCTGGTCTTGTACTG CAGGTTTCTCATGGTGCTATTCAATTCACAGCGTATGAGGAACTCCGTAAAATCATTGTCGatttgaaagagaagagaagaaaatcCGAATCCACGCCTGATAATTTATTG aaCTCGGCGGATTATGCTGCACTGGGAGGCTCCTCCAAAGTCGCAGCAGTTCTTCTCACATATCCTTTTCAGGTTATTAGAGCACGATTACAG CAAAGACCTAGTACTAACGGAATCCCAAGATATATAGACAGCTTACATGTCATCAGAGAAACCGCGAG ATTCGAGGGTCTCAGAGGTTTCTACAGGGGACTAACAGCTAATCTATTGAAAAATGTGCCTGCTTCTTCCATCACGTTCATCGTCTACGAAAACGTTCTGAAATTGCTGAAACAACCTCTTCCAACGAGATAG
- the LOC106416400 gene encoding chaperone protein dnaJ 16-like — MTTNRSKSEKKDAEKQLRRDPYEVLGVLKNSTDQEIKSTYRKLSLKNHPDKTANDPVAADMFKEVTFSYNILSDPEKRRQYDTAGFERPLK, encoded by the exons ATGACAACTAATAGATCCAAGTCGGAAAAGAAGGATGCGGAGAAGCAGCTCCGGCGGGACCCTTACGAGGTTCTAGGAGTCTTGAAGAACTCTACGGATCAGGAGATTAAGAGCACTTATCGGAAACTATCTCTCAA GAACCATCCTGATAAGACTGCAAATGACCCGGTTGCGGCCGACATGTTTAAGGAGGTCACCTTTTCCTACAACATCTTGTCTGACCCGGAGAAACGCCGCCAGTATGATACTGCTGGTTTTGAG AGGCCGTTGAAGTAG
- the LOC106416234 gene encoding dehydrin Rab18, with protein sequence MASYQNRPGAQATDEYGNPIQQLDEYGNPIGGGGYGTGGGLGATGGGGYGTGGGYGGGATGGTYGTGGEGYGAGTGALGAGAGGRHHGQQQLHKESGGGLGGMLHRSGSGSSSSSEDDGQGGRRKKKGITDKIKEKLPGHHDQSSGQSQGMGMGTTTGYDAGGYGGERHEKKGMMEKIKEKLPGGGGHH encoded by the exons atggcttCTTACCAGAACCGACCAGGAGCTCAGGCTACTGATGAGTACGGAAACCCCATCCAGCAGTTGGACGAGTATGGAAACCCGATTGGCGGTGGAGGATACGGGACAGGTGGTGGCCTTGGAGCGACCGGAGGAGGAGGTTATGGGACTGGTGGAGGATACGGCGGAGGAGCCACAGGTGGGACTTACGGGACAGGTGGCGAAGGATACGGGGCAGGAACTGGAGCCTTGGGAGCAGGCGCAGGTGGTAGGCATCACGGCCAACAGCAACTCCATAAGGAAAGTGGTGGTGGCTTGGGAGGAATGCTTCACCGCTCTGGATCCGGATCTAGCTCTAGCTCG GAGGATGATGGGCAAGGtgggaggaggaagaagaagggaatAACTGATAAGATTAAGGAAAAGTTGCCAGGCCATCATGATCAGTCTTCTGGTCAATCTCAAGGGATGGGAATGGGAACTACCACTGGTTATGATGCTGGAGGCTACGGTGGTGAGCGCCACGAGAAGAAGGGGATGATGGAAAAGATCAAGGAAAAGCTTCCCGGTGGTGGTGGTCATCATTAA